From Fusobacterium sp. SYSU M8D902, the proteins below share one genomic window:
- a CDS encoding YgiQ family radical SAM protein, with product MFLPTTMEEVKKIGWEELDIILVSGDTYIDSSYNGSAVIGKWLVKNGFRVGIIAQPDINSDVDIKRLGQPRLYWAISGGCVDSMVANYTATKKKRKQDDFTPGGENNRRPDRAVIAYTNLVKRYFKNSDIPIVISGIEASLRRITHYDYWSNNLRRPVIFDAKADILSYGMGEKSMLALAKALKGGREWRNIKGLCYIAKDKKDSYLQLPSHEECLEDKLKFIEAFNIFYRNCDPITAKGIYQKCGDRYLIQNPPSENFSSQELDDIYSMEFEREVHPYYKKMGDVRALDTIRNSVTTHRGCYGECNFCAIAIHQGRTVISRSEDSIVEEIKKISGAPKFKGYIADVGGPTANMYQVECSKKLKLGACQDRRCLYPQKCPALKIDHSKQVDLLNRLKKIDKIKKIFIASGIRYDMILDDKKCGQLYLEDIIKDHVSGQMKIAPEHTEDKVLSLMGKQGKTLLKDFKERFYKINEKYGLKQFLTYYLIAAHPGCTEKDMLDLKRFASAELRVNPEQVQIFTPTPSTYSTLMYYTEINPFTMKKMYVEKDNGKKQKQKDIVVVQEKSSKLKNGNTNNKNKKNYNRKIGR from the coding sequence ATGTTTTTGCCTACTACAATGGAAGAGGTAAAAAAAATAGGATGGGAAGAATTAGATATAATATTAGTATCAGGGGATACATATATAGATAGCTCTTACAATGGAAGTGCTGTCATAGGAAAATGGTTAGTAAAAAATGGTTTTAGAGTTGGAATAATAGCTCAACCAGATATAAATAGTGATGTAGATATAAAGAGATTGGGACAACCTAGATTATATTGGGCAATATCAGGGGGTTGTGTAGATTCAATGGTGGCTAACTATACAGCTACTAAGAAGAAGAGAAAACAAGATGATTTTACTCCTGGTGGAGAGAATAATAGAAGACCAGACAGAGCGGTAATAGCTTATACAAATTTAGTAAAAAGATATTTTAAAAATTCAGATATACCTATTGTAATAAGTGGAATAGAGGCTAGTTTGAGAAGAATTACTCACTATGATTATTGGAGTAATAATTTGAGAAGACCTGTTATATTTGATGCTAAGGCAGATATTCTATCTTATGGAATGGGAGAGAAATCTATGTTAGCCCTAGCTAAAGCCTTAAAGGGTGGAAGAGAATGGAGAAATATAAAAGGGTTGTGTTATATAGCCAAAGATAAAAAGGATAGTTACTTACAACTACCAAGCCACGAAGAGTGTTTAGAAGATAAATTAAAATTTATAGAAGCTTTTAATATTTTTTATAGAAATTGTGATCCTATAACTGCTAAGGGAATTTATCAAAAATGTGGAGATAGATATTTGATTCAAAATCCACCAAGTGAAAACTTCTCTTCACAAGAGTTAGATGATATCTATTCAATGGAATTTGAGAGAGAGGTACACCCTTACTATAAAAAAATGGGTGATGTGAGAGCACTAGATACAATAAGAAACTCTGTAACAACTCATAGAGGTTGTTATGGTGAGTGTAATTTCTGTGCAATAGCAATTCACCAAGGTCGTACTGTAATCTCAAGAAGTGAGGATTCTATTGTTGAAGAGATAAAGAAAATATCAGGAGCACCAAAGTTTAAAGGATATATAGCAGATGTGGGAGGACCTACAGCTAATATGTATCAAGTGGAATGTAGTAAAAAACTGAAGTTAGGAGCTTGTCAGGATAGGAGATGCCTATATCCACAAAAATGTCCAGCATTAAAAATAGATCATAGTAAGCAAGTTGATCTGTTAAATAGATTAAAGAAAATAGATAAGATAAAGAAAATATTTATTGCATCTGGAATAAGATATGATATGATTTTAGATGATAAAAAATGTGGACAGTTGTATTTAGAGGATATAATAAAGGATCATGTATCTGGGCAGATGAAAATAGCTCCAGAACACACTGAGGATAAGGTACTTTCTCTTATGGGAAAACAGGGAAAAACACTTTTAAAGGATTTTAAAGAGAGATTTTATAAGATTAATGAGAAGTATGGCTTGAAACAGTTTTTGACTTATTATCTAATAGCAGCACACCCAGGTTGTACAGAAAAAGATATGTTAGACTTAAAGAGATTTGCATCTGCAGAATTGAGAGTAAACCCTGAGCAGGTACAGATATTTACACCGACTCCTTCAACATACTCTACACTCATGTATTATACAGAGATAAATCCATTTACAATGAAAAAAATGTATGTTGAAAAGGATAATGGAAAGAAACAGAAGCAGAAAGATATAGTAGTTGTTCAAGAAAAAAGTTCGAAATTAAAAAATGGAAATACTAATAATAAAAATAAAAAAAATTATAATAGAAAGATAGGGAGGTAA